The Nerophis ophidion isolate RoL-2023_Sa linkage group LG05, RoL_Noph_v1.0, whole genome shotgun sequence genomic interval aagtacctgcactctttttttacaaagccacgctgttgtaacacatgctgaatgtggcttggcattgtcttgctgaaataagcaggggcgtccatgaaaaagacggcgcttagatggcagcatgtgttgttccaaaacctgtatgtacctttcagcattaatggtgccttcacagatgtgtaagttacccatgccttggacactaatgcactcccattccatcacagatgctggcttttgaactttgcgtcgataacagtctggatggttatttccctctttggtccggatgacacgatgtggaatatttccaaaaacaatttcaaatgtggactcgttagaccatagagcacttttccactttgcatcagtccatcttagatgatcttgggcccagagaagccgggggcgtttctggatgttgttgataaatggctttcgctttgcgtgggagagctttaacttgcacttacagatgtagtgacagtggttttctgaagtgttcctgagcccatgtggtgatatgctttagagattgatgtcggtttttgatatagtgccgtctgagggattgaaggtcacggtcattcaatgttggtttccggccatgccgtttacgtggagtgatttctccagattctctgaaccttttgatgatattatggaccgtagatgttgaaatccctaaatttcttgcaattgcactttgagaaacgttgttctaaacGGTTTAactctttgctcacgcagttgtggacaaaggggtgtacctcaccccatcctttcttgtgaaagacagactgtttttatacccaatcatggcacccacttgttcccaattaacctgcacacctgtgtgatgttccaaataagtgtttgatgagcattcctcaactttatcagtttttattgccacctttcccaacttctttgtcacgtgttgctggtatcaaattctaaagttaatgattatttgcaacaaaaaaatgtttatctgtttgaacatcatttatgttgtctttgtagcatattcaactgaatatgggttggaaaagatttgcaaatcattttattccgtttatatttatatccaacacaatttcccaagtcatatggaaacggggtttgtatatattcaaCATACTGTAGGTACACTGCATGTAAACATACCTGTATCAGTATAGTTGTCATAGATATGTATACAGTCTgaatacatatatctatatatatatatatatatatgtatacgtatatacctatatatatggatatatgtatacatgtatatatctatgtatatatactgtgtattaatatatatatatatatatatatatatacacattgtttATCTATCTATCGTCACAATGAAATATTATTTGCATAGACAGAGACAAACCACGCCCCTCCCAGTAGCAGTCGAGCAGGGGCCCACAACTTTTATTTGAGTCTTCTCTTGACAGCGTGCTTGTGTGTTGGATGGCAGGAGAGCAGTTGGGGAGGCAACATGGACTTCACACACTTGTGTCTCCTAGCGTCCACGCTGATCCTCGTGCACACGCATCCAGGTGAGTCGCACTTGAGTGTATGCGCGCGTGTTGCTGCGTGAAAAGTGAGCGCAGACTGTAGTTGGAAGTGATTGACAGGTGAGAGCAACCAATAAGGCAGAAACAGGGACGGCTTCAGGATATTTTCTCTCCCAGGGCTATAGGGGCTTGATCGATTTGTTGGGGGGGCTAAGAAAATCATCGATTTTTATTACTTGAGTTCtcatttttccaaaaaaaaaaaaacagttatgaCACACAGCACAAACATATTTGATATAAAAGTAGTTGTAACTGAATATGACCAAAGAGTAAACAATATTcacaggctccagcaacccccaacGACCCTGAAAAAGACAAgcgtagaaaatagatggatggacatcagCTAACCACCCTCCCACACGACGCCACACGTGCTGTCTGCAATCTGCCCTGAACAGCCAAACCCGGGATTCATCAGTGAAGCGAACACCTCTCCAACACGGTAAAAGTTACTGATACAGAAACAAACAGTGCTCATGCACCTGCTAAtaaccatccatctatctatccattttctgaCGCTTGTCCCTTTCTTGGTCGTGGGAGGGTGCTGgatcctatcccagctgcattcgggtggaaggcggggtacaccctggactagtcgccacctcatcacatggccaacacagacagacagacaacattcacactcacattcacacacgagggccaatttagtgttgctaatcaacctatccccaggtacatttttttggaggtgggaggaagccggagtacccggagggaaccctgtGTGGGTAATAACCAAACAATACATTCAAAATGCAACAAGTTCCAGATTCTGTATGCATAATCAGAGAAAACAGACAACTATGCAAGCTGTGTGGGAAACAATCGTCTGTATAACATGGGGAAGCATTGGGGTAAGAGGGCTAGGCAGAAATTAAATACCATTCTTTTTGTTCTCTTTTTCTTTCCTGCAACATCTGTGATGTGTTACAACATTTGTATCCTATacataattcatccatccatttctaccgcttgtcccttactggCTCCCAGGACAGTGGGgctgctggagccaatctcagctgcattcaggcggaaggcggggtacacactggacaagttgccacctcatcgcagggccaacacagatagacaacattcacactcacattcacacactagggaccatttagtgttgccaatcaacctatccccaggtatggCTAGTTTACTCCATTGTTATTGCTAATAATGCCAATTGGTATCAACTGGTATTATAGGTAGTGTAAAATAGATATTTATATTTATCGATAGTatacagtgattctcaaccttttttcagtgatgtaccccctgtgaacattttttttaattcaagtaccccctaatcagagcaaggcatttggttgaaaaaaagagataaagaagtaaaatacagcacaatgtcatcagtttctgatttattaaattgtataacagtgcaaaatattgctcatttgtagtggtctttcttgaactatttggaaaaaaaagatataaaaataactaaaaacttaacttaacatcaatatttatggaacatgtccacaaaaaatctagctttcaacactgaatattggattgttgcattacttttcacactttatgaacttacattcatattttgttaaagtaatattaaataaatatatttctaaaggatttctgaattgttggcaTTTTTCAACAAacatatttctaaaggatttagaattgttgctatttttagaatatttaaaaaaaaatgtcacgtaccccttggcataccttcaagtactccaaggggtacgcgtaccccaatttgagaaccactggtatagaatatatttttttttaattgtgattcgtaagaaaggcaagattgttttataaatacctCTGCAACGCCTCCACAGTTCCATTTCAAAGTCTCGGGACTTatgcaggtaccaataggtaagaaaagttggttttattTAATTGGGCCCTAAAATGCTGGGTGGGATGAACTGTGGCTAAACAGATTACCAATGGGGCAATATCCCCCCCTAGCCCTGTGTAGTACCATCCCTGGGAAAAAAGAATGCGGGAATAAATTTGACGGagtgcatccatccatacatccattttctaccgcttgtccctttcggggtcgctggagcctatctcagctgagtttcgggcagaaggcggggtacaccctggacaagtcgccacctcatcacggggcaTGACGGAGTGCATAATATTCTATGATACTTTGTATGGACGCCTGTTGTGTTTCATGTGATCGTGTTATATTCATACCTCCAGCATGGCTGCCAGCTGATTGCCTTTGATGTGTTGCCACACTTTGCCCACAGGCTCCGCCTCCTCCCTCATGAGCCCCAAGGTGCAGGTGGCTCCTGTGAGAACCTCAAAGACAGAGAGTGTTTGTTCTTCTGTCACATtggcactgtgtgtgtgtgtgtgtgtgtgtgtgtgtgtgtgtgtcaacatgccGAGGTTGCTACAGTCCAACAGCAGGAAGTAATTAATTCGTATGTTGCTAAGCAGCAGTGCAGCTAACTCTTGCTAGCAATTAACTTGACATGTGGCGCAGCTAATGATGTTGTGCACATCCGCTAATGAAGGACGCAACTTTAGCATGAGAATGTGACGAGTGTGTTTGATAAGTAAAATGTTTCTTATGATTAACTTTAAAGGCTAGCTAGGAtacatactgaaataaatacattttgaaaaagcaTGCGGTTGTTTTAGCCCTTGAGTGGCGTCAGTAAAAGTCCTTCTGAGACCAAATGTTCTC includes:
- the LOC133553313 gene encoding uncharacterized protein LOC133553313 isoform X1; translation: MSSKPLSPLAKKAMKVVIVVELLGIFGAYKLFHMMDTSQDFRSTMNRRFPSILEGSHRSHLHLGAHEGGGGACGQSVATHQRQSAGSHAGATRAHTLKCDSPGCVCTRISVDARRHKCVKSMLPPQLLSCHPTHKHAVKRRLK